In Candidatus Vicinibacter proximus, the following are encoded in one genomic region:
- a CDS encoding DUF3667 domain-containing protein, producing MNFLVAGPIENTMESKSKIEIIKCLVCGTEDYGQFCSSCGNPLKRKRISIASLLGSLLDFFYNLETKYVHTFWSLVTRPANFIEKYIHGERESYYIPFKYFLLNLSINLFIYNQFNIEKITEEDADLFDEPLFQLRSEEVFEKLINNFGSFFSLLIIPVFVVCARLLFTRVKYNLAEIATSITFMLGQLMLVEILLNLGCAIFPSFYESSRLFIMIAEVGMIFILAHKLFLEKWYHAAWKSAFIFIALFFSLKLVLIATQEVLTLIYD from the coding sequence TTGAACTTTCTGGTAGCCGGGCCCATCGAAAATACAATGGAAAGTAAAAGCAAAATTGAAATCATTAAATGTCTAGTTTGTGGGACTGAAGACTATGGTCAATTTTGCTCCTCATGTGGAAATCCGTTGAAAAGAAAACGAATATCAATTGCGAGTTTGCTCGGAAGCCTGCTCGATTTTTTCTATAACCTTGAAACCAAATATGTCCATACTTTTTGGTCTCTGGTCACAAGACCTGCAAATTTTATAGAGAAATATATTCATGGAGAGCGAGAGTCCTATTATATCCCTTTCAAATACTTTCTTTTAAATTTAAGTATTAATCTATTTATATATAATCAATTCAATATTGAAAAAATCACAGAAGAAGATGCTGATTTATTCGATGAACCTCTTTTTCAATTAAGAAGTGAAGAGGTTTTTGAAAAATTGATCAATAATTTTGGAAGCTTTTTTTCCTTGCTGATCATTCCGGTTTTTGTGGTTTGTGCAAGACTATTGTTTACCAGGGTAAAGTACAATCTTGCAGAGATTGCTACCTCGATAACTTTCATGCTTGGTCAATTGATGCTCGTTGAAATTTTACTAAATTTGGGTTGTGCGATATTTCCATCGTTTTATGAAAGTTCGCGTTTGTTCATCATGATTGCTGAAGTTGGTATGATATTCATTCTTGCGCACAAGCTATTTTTAGAAAAATGGTACCATGCAGCATGGAAATCTGCTTTTATATTTATAGCTTTATTTTTTTCCCTGAAGCTTGTTTTAATAGCTACTCAGGAGGTTTTAACTTTAATTTACGATTAA
- a CDS encoding DUF885 domain-containing protein, with amino-acid sequence MKHILLTCILTSFLACGPKEKQNDTSALPFKDLLAQYHQDLHIFFPMEATIQGAEGFNDLLTMDVTEGFRRDLKNYFVSLKEKLGTFDPEKMDANDRISYDILNWECDIRLSGLEFPDHYMPVNQFWSLPLTFGQFGSGSGTQPFKSVKDYNNWLHRIDRFVMWCDSALVSTRTGMEKGYVLPKSLIQKIIPQFKELVVTDPEQSIYYGPVKNMPSSFTAEEQTRIKEDFKKAIMEKLVPAFSKMADFYENEYLPKGRSTSGYSEIPGGKERYQQLIKYWTTTDMTAEEIFALGEKEVARIRSEMEKVKTDVGFKGDLNAFFDFMRTDKKFMPFQKPEEVISWYAGLEKVMQPQLKNMFDLVPKSSFEIRRTEAFREASASAEYQQGTADGSRPGIFYVPIPNAATYNVLGGEALFLHEAIPGHHYQISLQQENSMLPDFRKFSWYGAYGEGWALYCESLGKELGLYTDPYQYFGMLSSEMHRAIRLVVDVGLHMKGWTREQAIEYSKSNEAEPEESIIAEIERYMAIPGQALAYKIGQLKIIELRQKAQNELGTKFDFKSFHNQILDAGCLPIKVLENKVNRWIEAQKK; translated from the coding sequence ATGAAACACATTCTTTTGACTTGCATATTGACTTCATTTTTGGCCTGTGGGCCCAAGGAAAAACAAAATGACACATCTGCCCTACCCTTCAAGGACCTGTTGGCTCAATATCATCAGGACCTTCATATATTTTTTCCAATGGAGGCTACCATACAGGGAGCTGAGGGTTTTAATGATTTGTTGACCATGGATGTTACGGAAGGATTCCGTAGAGATCTGAAGAACTATTTTGTTTCATTAAAAGAAAAATTAGGAACCTTCGATCCTGAAAAAATGGATGCCAATGATCGCATCAGTTACGATATACTCAATTGGGAATGTGACATCAGATTATCCGGTCTTGAATTTCCCGATCATTACATGCCGGTCAATCAATTCTGGAGCCTTCCATTGACTTTTGGCCAGTTTGGTTCCGGTAGCGGCACGCAACCGTTTAAATCCGTCAAAGATTATAACAACTGGTTGCACCGAATCGATCGATTCGTTATGTGGTGTGATTCCGCCCTTGTTTCTACACGCACAGGAATGGAGAAAGGTTATGTATTGCCAAAATCCCTGATCCAAAAAATCATCCCACAGTTTAAAGAACTTGTGGTAACGGACCCTGAGCAAAGTATTTACTACGGTCCTGTTAAAAATATGCCTTCCTCTTTTACAGCAGAAGAACAGACTAGAATTAAGGAAGACTTTAAGAAAGCCATCATGGAAAAATTAGTTCCGGCATTCAGTAAAATGGCTGATTTCTACGAGAACGAATACTTACCAAAAGGTAGAAGCACTTCCGGTTATTCAGAAATTCCGGGAGGAAAAGAACGTTACCAACAATTGATTAAATATTGGACCACGACGGATATGACTGCGGAGGAGATTTTTGCCTTGGGGGAAAAGGAGGTAGCCCGCATTCGCAGTGAAATGGAAAAAGTTAAAACGGATGTTGGATTTAAAGGGGACCTGAATGCGTTCTTTGATTTTATGCGGACGGATAAAAAGTTTATGCCATTCCAAAAACCAGAGGAAGTGATTTCATGGTATGCGGGTTTGGAAAAAGTGATGCAACCGCAACTTAAAAATATGTTTGATTTGGTGCCAAAATCCAGCTTTGAAATCAGACGCACAGAAGCTTTCAGAGAAGCATCAGCCAGTGCAGAATATCAACAGGGCACTGCCGACGGGAGCAGACCGGGTATATTTTATGTCCCAATTCCCAATGCGGCCACTTACAATGTTTTAGGTGGAGAAGCTCTTTTTCTGCACGAGGCTATTCCCGGACACCACTATCAGATATCACTTCAACAAGAAAATTCAATGCTCCCTGATTTTAGAAAATTTTCCTGGTATGGTGCTTATGGAGAAGGCTGGGCTTTGTATTGTGAAAGTCTGGGTAAAGAACTGGGACTGTACACAGATCCCTACCAATATTTCGGCATGCTGAGCAGCGAAATGCATCGGGCCATCCGTCTGGTGGTAGATGTAGGATTACATATGAAAGGCTGGACCAGAGAACAAGCAATAGAATATTCTAAATCCAATGAAGCCGAACCTGAAGAAAGCATCATCGCGGAAATAGAGCGCTACATGGCCATTCCCGGACAGGCTCTCGCCTACAAAATAGGTCAGCTGAAGATCATCGAACTCAGACAAAAAGCACAAAACGAATTAGGAACTAAGTTTGACTTTAAAAGTTTCCACAATCAGATTCTGGATGCCGGTTGTCTGCCGATTAAAGTGCTGGAAAATAAAGTGAATCGCTGGATTGAAGCACAAAAGAAATAA
- a CDS encoding gliding motility-associated C-terminal domain-containing protein yields the protein MYKSLYLSLFLSVFWLNLSGQISISMSLPLNTEQCQGLPVEIRITNEGKTPVRNADIQFFTGNHLTFRSNSLTGSQVSTKNPNHPSGPQFQLGFLDICETTSFQFWMDHVCSAKSHADSFYTQFNWNGINLVTNKQFTQIYSPQISIANLGLYYDEVDKKFKKKYSIVNIGQVALDSFTIFVVGNDKMSILNSNLGKLSPSGDTLFFNPADFTQIGNFNEFFERGESMVIIQEVNLNACETEFKINHKFLVSCGKLKCEFSVQENVNLLVPVGTPTLVVVQDTQIFATPCKRGEANLRISNYSNKGSFELGNSMFDLYINLGWSLIQNGQYTAPLKDDCLKITEIRISGRLIPISQIGFTGYGLDFRRLTTDPDGPKGLDDLDGDGYYDDLRPNDTLDLKIKYTLDLSCLNFDCDGQVFDRRTMKLEAGFNNYCDKPGTYEGYVYNQSYYWNQPSVSTLRFQSVYVDEEKDTIQFYLYKNQYHFLDECARDSASVRITLPPSVELLPGTIITINGNPTPYRKNANVIYLTADTSNFIVGIPLKFHCDPSSGSGGVNTNCTFCLGSGGPRYNIRIEADYFCGDGCYQKIPLYCGSTPAFPVICDTTVIGTNSPGQLSIGDISFKRLTVGYTDSTKAFKVNPETDSINHNYLFTNDTFLMYIPVDVLCNANFSNILFKLAIAPLIYYVNGKYDTVKQVTWLTDTLKYFDGETNRWSTCINPLGADFYSQATNNYYHYFLRQLNMSALFGTCLNGTLTTRDSMVFVLKGVINPFEITQWLKSTIYGDLTYAQDGCNMQVRKAATINTFSGKPSVGSTFLRQDYYKDPNFKGSSPYLSVCGNFRLETSLDTYGNYPENPDPFINEFRNTYLIDQVKIVIPPFFKFLNNVPNYAKVFRVPSPLNFAYDTSYLAPFVWDSAGYTMIQFDQFNLNQDFELFQHQLWFDLQPECYVSLVDTIRIFKKFKYNLHLPDQNLHKDLYNETKYAINISGVEPAFTEIRKQILKDTLIIWPFNLSSKTTTAKPSNYFTYQNLWLLVENSSGQILVDSLIEYDSLGTAFKHIPTVLNSQNIVFKLDTIYSARSFKLFTRFNDCQADSLIIYSGNSCAGYPMDFLNISGTCKEYVHRSVLNYEPEDASIRLELIKQPLDTFSQACDSFNYSVLVYNSGLGHSFNNRFHFTKPNGLNLQQAYLEYPKDSFRLLPPPLSTANANEYYWEMSDKLFPLGFPGFYRINQNQYLVHLDFTGDCALEDGQSLSFYSFHTNVCNEYNKSPVVSSTPFRFNPQGQTLQDLYDASISFDADSACGDKFKTRVVLYSKDAIVNSLPQKVYFVYAKELSFLPGSFKAIRHVPATGAGFYYLDGMESVEVPIKGPVAKGDSMVFELELERTCIEHCKTTDFKLILNSPKKVSCSQASGGECDQLLHVQEWNYKNIPLSPILYILQSDVRAQFLPGGNEQLEVDYLIQNKSPFTGKIDYLIKFYFDQNNNGVLDSSDVFISSDKIPGARITSSDSIWIHWKYEVPGNYSCRMIAAIHPLDNPCLCNGDTLLLSPAKIFGESQIHRICYDRNIQVGFDSIGSYKYQWLHPDRLSSLNSSFSQYQFPGNVTTGKTVWDTLLLKVEKYQSCAFYDTVFVELYRLDADLKMLDSIKCHGDANASIEAKGIGSAPYWSYRWQNSADTSAKLSGLGIGTYWVQLSDPFGCVATDSIVITQPDSLSSLASIILDYNGYAISCYGAKDGAVKIEVKGGTPAYSYYWKNGGSSDTAQSLGKGWIKVEVRDKNNCPIVDSIFLNEPPPMRMDGGASPAGCDDLHGGIAFGSSDGGVKPYRFIWDNGQSSDTIRSLKSGFYKLRILDANNCWVDTILQVDQLPDPDINLNITDSTILYGSSVRLSASTNAANPKFLWSPAQFISCDSCSAVVVSPKENTRYEVMVIDEFGCTHTAYININIRIEKKVWVPNVFSHNGDDVNDKFTIYGNPALEEIEVLQIYDRWGELVFEGHDFPPNNPAHGWDGTFRNNELNPAVFVYVATVRFVDGELKQLYGDVTLVK from the coding sequence ATGTACAAAAGCCTTTATTTAAGTCTCTTTCTTTCCGTTTTCTGGCTTAATCTCTCCGGTCAGATTTCCATTAGCATGTCGCTGCCCCTGAACACAGAACAATGCCAGGGTCTCCCGGTAGAAATCCGCATCACGAACGAGGGTAAAACACCTGTAAGAAATGCAGATATTCAATTTTTTACCGGAAATCATCTCACTTTCCGGTCCAACAGTTTGACCGGAAGTCAGGTGTCCACAAAAAACCCAAATCACCCCTCAGGTCCACAATTTCAATTAGGCTTCCTGGACATATGTGAAACCACCAGTTTTCAATTTTGGATGGATCATGTCTGTTCCGCAAAAAGTCATGCCGACAGCTTTTACACCCAATTCAACTGGAATGGCATCAATTTAGTAACCAACAAACAGTTTACCCAGATCTATAGTCCGCAAATCAGCATTGCCAATCTTGGATTGTATTATGATGAAGTGGATAAAAAATTTAAGAAGAAATACTCTATTGTGAACATAGGTCAGGTTGCACTGGATTCCTTCACCATTTTTGTGGTGGGAAATGACAAAATGAGCATTTTGAATTCAAATCTTGGAAAGCTTAGTCCATCCGGCGATACCTTATTTTTTAATCCGGCAGATTTTACACAAATTGGAAATTTCAATGAATTTTTTGAGCGTGGAGAATCCATGGTAATCATTCAGGAAGTAAACCTTAATGCCTGTGAAACAGAATTCAAAATCAATCATAAATTTTTAGTTTCCTGTGGCAAATTGAAATGCGAATTTTCAGTGCAGGAAAATGTCAACTTGCTGGTCCCGGTCGGAACACCGACCCTGGTAGTCGTTCAGGATACTCAAATATTCGCAACCCCTTGCAAACGTGGTGAAGCAAATCTCCGTATATCCAACTATTCCAACAAAGGTTCATTTGAATTGGGAAATAGTATGTTTGATCTTTATATTAATCTGGGTTGGTCACTTATTCAAAATGGTCAATACACTGCTCCGCTTAAAGATGATTGTCTCAAAATTACGGAGATAAGAATTTCGGGAAGACTGATCCCCATCTCACAAATTGGATTCACGGGATATGGTCTTGACTTCAGAAGACTTACAACAGATCCAGATGGCCCCAAAGGATTAGACGATCTTGACGGGGATGGATATTATGATGACCTGAGACCAAATGACACGCTGGATTTAAAAATAAAATATACATTAGATCTTTCCTGCTTAAATTTTGATTGTGATGGTCAGGTATTTGATCGTCGCACGATGAAGTTGGAAGCAGGATTTAATAATTATTGCGACAAACCAGGAACTTACGAAGGCTATGTTTACAATCAAAGTTATTATTGGAATCAGCCAAGTGTTTCTACTTTAAGATTTCAGAGTGTTTATGTAGATGAAGAGAAGGACACCATCCAATTTTATCTTTATAAAAATCAATATCATTTTTTAGATGAATGTGCCCGTGACAGTGCAAGCGTCAGAATAACGCTTCCTCCATCCGTCGAATTATTACCGGGAACCATCATCACCATCAATGGAAATCCTACCCCTTATAGAAAAAATGCAAATGTCATTTATTTGACTGCGGACACGAGTAATTTTATTGTCGGTATTCCATTGAAATTTCATTGTGATCCTTCGTCTGGTTCGGGTGGCGTAAATACGAATTGCACTTTTTGCCTTGGAAGTGGAGGTCCCAGATACAACATCCGGATTGAAGCCGATTATTTTTGTGGAGATGGCTGTTATCAGAAAATTCCTTTATACTGTGGTTCCACTCCGGCTTTTCCAGTAATATGTGATACAACGGTTATTGGTACGAATTCTCCGGGACAATTGTCCATCGGTGACATTTCATTCAAAAGGCTAACCGTAGGGTATACCGATTCCACCAAAGCATTTAAAGTTAATCCGGAAACAGATTCTATTAACCATAATTATCTATTCACCAACGACACTTTCCTCATGTATATTCCGGTGGATGTTTTGTGCAATGCTAATTTTTCAAATATACTCTTTAAATTAGCCATTGCCCCGCTGATTTATTACGTCAACGGAAAGTACGATACTGTAAAACAAGTTACCTGGCTCACAGATACCTTAAAATACTTTGACGGTGAAACCAATCGCTGGTCCACATGCATCAATCCACTTGGTGCAGATTTTTATAGCCAGGCGACCAATAATTATTATCATTATTTTTTACGACAACTGAATATGTCTGCCTTGTTCGGAACTTGTCTAAATGGTACACTGACCACCAGAGATTCCATGGTATTTGTGCTCAAGGGTGTGATCAATCCATTTGAAATTACGCAGTGGTTAAAATCAACCATCTATGGAGATCTCACTTACGCACAGGATGGTTGCAACATGCAAGTTAGAAAGGCCGCCACCATCAATACTTTTTCGGGCAAACCATCTGTGGGCAGCACGTTCCTTCGACAAGATTACTACAAAGATCCAAATTTCAAAGGCAGTTCGCCATACCTATCTGTCTGTGGTAACTTCCGTTTAGAAACTTCCCTGGATACTTATGGAAATTATCCTGAAAATCCGGACCCCTTCATCAATGAGTTCAGAAATACCTATCTTATTGATCAAGTTAAGATCGTTATTCCGCCTTTTTTCAAATTCCTGAACAATGTCCCCAATTATGCTAAAGTTTTCAGAGTACCCTCACCATTAAACTTTGCTTATGATACAAGTTATTTAGCACCATTTGTTTGGGACAGTGCAGGCTATACCATGATTCAGTTTGATCAATTCAATTTGAATCAGGACTTTGAATTGTTTCAGCACCAACTGTGGTTTGATTTACAACCGGAATGTTATGTTTCTCTTGTAGACACCATTCGTATTTTTAAAAAATTCAAATACAATCTTCATCTTCCCGATCAGAACCTACACAAAGATTTATACAATGAAACAAAATATGCCATTAACATTTCAGGAGTAGAGCCTGCATTTACAGAAATTCGCAAACAAATTCTAAAAGACACTCTGATCATCTGGCCGTTCAATCTGAGTTCCAAAACCACTACTGCCAAACCATCCAATTATTTTACCTATCAAAACCTCTGGCTGTTGGTAGAAAATTCTTCCGGACAAATATTGGTGGACAGTCTGATAGAATACGACAGTTTGGGCACCGCTTTTAAACACATTCCGACTGTGCTCAATTCACAGAATATAGTATTCAAATTGGATACCATTTACAGTGCAAGATCCTTCAAATTATTTACACGATTCAATGATTGCCAGGCTGATTCACTGATTATCTATTCGGGAAATTCTTGCGCCGGATATCCAATGGACTTTTTAAATATTTCAGGTACCTGCAAAGAATATGTCCATCGATCCGTGCTGAATTATGAACCTGAAGATGCCAGTATCAGATTGGAATTAATTAAACAACCCCTGGATACTTTTTCGCAGGCTTGCGACAGTTTTAATTATTCTGTGTTGGTGTATAATTCGGGATTGGGGCATAGTTTTAACAATCGATTTCATTTTACAAAACCGAATGGACTGAATTTACAACAAGCATACCTTGAATATCCGAAGGACAGTTTCCGATTACTTCCACCGCCACTATCGACCGCCAATGCCAATGAATATTATTGGGAAATGTCCGATAAATTATTTCCTCTGGGATTCCCGGGTTTTTATCGCATTAACCAAAATCAATACCTCGTGCATTTGGATTTTACCGGTGATTGTGCATTGGAAGATGGACAATCCTTGAGCTTCTACAGTTTCCACACCAATGTCTGTAATGAGTACAATAAATCACCGGTAGTGAGTTCCACACCCTTCCGCTTCAATCCGCAAGGACAAACGCTGCAAGACTTGTATGATGCGAGCATCAGCTTTGATGCAGACAGCGCCTGTGGAGACAAATTTAAAACCAGGGTGGTATTGTATTCAAAAGATGCAATCGTCAATTCTCTTCCTCAAAAAGTATACTTTGTGTATGCAAAAGAATTGAGTTTTCTTCCTGGTAGTTTTAAAGCCATCCGACATGTGCCTGCTACCGGAGCAGGATTCTATTATCTCGATGGAATGGAATCAGTAGAGGTGCCTATAAAAGGTCCAGTAGCAAAAGGAGATTCTATGGTGTTTGAATTGGAACTGGAGCGCACTTGCATCGAACATTGCAAGACTACGGATTTCAAATTAATTCTCAATTCACCGAAGAAAGTAAGCTGCTCTCAGGCGTCCGGTGGTGAGTGCGACCAGTTGCTACATGTTCAGGAATGGAATTATAAAAACATTCCGCTCAGTCCTATTTTATACATTTTGCAATCAGATGTGCGTGCTCAATTTCTACCTGGAGGAAACGAACAATTGGAAGTGGATTATCTCATTCAAAATAAATCACCTTTCACCGGAAAAATTGACTACCTGATTAAATTCTATTTTGATCAAAACAACAATGGGGTGTTGGATTCATCCGATGTATTCATCTCTTCTGATAAAATTCCCGGAGCCCGCATCACATCGAGCGACAGCATTTGGATACATTGGAAATATGAAGTGCCGGGTAATTATTCATGCAGAATGATCGCCGCCATCCATCCCCTTGACAATCCTTGTCTGTGCAATGGAGATACCCTTTTGTTAAGTCCTGCCAAAATTTTTGGTGAAAGCCAGATCCATAGAATTTGCTATGACCGAAACATACAAGTTGGTTTTGATTCCATTGGCTCCTACAAATATCAATGGTTGCATCCTGATCGGTTATCTTCTTTGAATTCATCCTTTTCACAATATCAATTTCCCGGAAATGTCACTACCGGTAAAACTGTCTGGGATACGCTGTTGCTCAAAGTTGAAAAATATCAGTCCTGTGCATTTTATGATACCGTATTTGTGGAATTGTATCGGCTGGATGCAGATTTAAAGATGCTGGACAGCATCAAATGTCATGGAGACGCCAATGCCTCCATAGAAGCCAAAGGCATAGGTTCTGCTCCTTATTGGTCCTACCGTTGGCAAAACTCTGCGGATACAAGCGCAAAATTATCCGGACTCGGCATTGGAACTTATTGGGTGCAACTCAGTGATCCATTTGGATGTGTAGCAACAGACAGCATTGTAATTACCCAGCCGGATTCATTATCTTCTCTGGCTTCCATTATTTTAGATTACAACGGCTACGCGATCAGTTGTTACGGTGCCAAAGATGGCGCAGTTAAAATTGAAGTAAAGGGAGGCACACCTGCTTACTCATACTATTGGAAAAATGGAGGAAGCAGTGACACCGCACAAAGTCTTGGCAAGGGTTGGATAAAAGTGGAGGTGCGGGATAAAAATAATTGTCCGATAGTGGATTCCATATTTCTGAATGAGCCACCTCCAATGCGGATGGATGGTGGTGCCAGTCCTGCGGGTTGTGATGACCTGCATGGTGGAATTGCATTTGGAAGTTCAGACGGCGGAGTCAAACCCTATCGTTTTATCTGGGACAATGGACAATCATCGGACACCATTCGCTCACTAAAAAGTGGCTTTTATAAATTAAGAATTTTAGATGCAAACAATTGTTGGGTAGATACCATTTTGCAGGTAGATCAATTACCGGATCCGGACATTAATCTGAACATAACCGACTCTACGATTTTATACGGCAGTTCGGTTCGATTGTCGGCATCAACGAATGCTGCCAATCCTAAATTCTTGTGGAGTCCGGCGCAATTTATTTCCTGTGATTCCTGCAGTGCAGTGGTTGTTTCACCAAAAGAAAACACACGGTATGAAGTAATGGTAATCGATGAATTCGGCTGTACCCACACAGCCTACATTAATATAAATATCCGAATTGAAAAAAAGGTATGGGTGCCAAATGTGTTTTCACACAATGGAGATGATGTCAATGATAAATTTACCATTTACGGAAATCCTGCGCTCGAAGAAATTGAAGTTTTACAAATTTATGATCGGTGGGGTGAATTGGTTTTTGAAGGACACGACTTTCCACCCAACAATCCAGCCCATGGGTGGGACGGCACTTTCCGTAACAATGAATTGAATCCCGCAGTGTTTGTCTATGTAGCTACTGTGCGTTTTGTAGATGGAGAATTAAAACAGCTGTATGGTGATGTTACCTTAGTCAAATAA